A genomic window from Plasmodium malariae genome assembly, chromosome: 10 includes:
- the PmUG01_10014200 gene encoding conserved Plasmodium protein, unknown function encodes MMQKAPKTLRIDFYYIIINCKFKKQWHESIFKKEYLHQLSKINHSFVHKSKYINKNIYNMKCIELYRYSCLLEKQSVNNVAIYKQINRRVEMIYKFLNPSKIVLLIKLYLENANLNLYHSTFNCLLEEAIKKLNEFNLEEIVKLYNIISNVENNQNVVYLFKYFNNHLINYYTFIDVKSFSVLLNSHAKLKIKDMKLINKFLHIIMQNKLPFDVITYSIFFNSFYKLRIVDNEFVTIIVRQFLNEIDESKEKEDSVRIEKFDQNIVHNDKKKTIRNIFVSYSPYHICNILLYFTIYNINNIANLNDLKEFKNDLNLSDNVYINFLIDLLIKKKNLLKCEEILTLCQVFKSLKIKNNILVNHIENLLLNYFIYVKDQKNINYNNNNQNVTNSTDFIPFTDNALVKILFDMCTFYNDINIYNYSIQYFRWKKVDFYASSLLLYIYSEINLLDYQMITILIHVINKNYLLNFQVENIFPIIRSFYKICLNNQHYFESTNKSQNFANNMQNCSETTRHSCNSQPTLQIVHSLSSDTYNSITQDRKLSSTCKIPQNEMYNKINDNAKAIALSANDNPIKTSTQIGYIFCKIENLCDNIFSKLKKELLEKKIHISRSNISLLCKILFYSTFLRRFAFLNNVINLFIDKKDELESFKNILNILYAYCYIKNNIYSYDINKINLIKVNEKSIIKQHTNDRVLENYNFIINKLNHNNELTNMISFLFIQCKLNDYRFVNEESITTWLKFSFLNIHLLSLLLNSLISKELNIITNFTANDRTEILLETIGNKKKGNDIKNSHIIVKNVYKLHLMKLYNLILVQINKLILKCQNVYDITRIFNSSFIFLSYFGKLKNEQKLNGEDLQVQTSIYNILRKIEKNVIQNYLLYNKEYIILLSAICIYSNNYSYIPFAFFFQYFHLFAFKEIISYLILLSNDEEIKYISNSIFSLINYKSTESIECNKKEDIEKFYFFHVSKIVRSISTNRNNDTKDINNHNNDNPYDVNYLRGHVQANNSFCLNPFQINNIISIYKSLISNNDILNSEFFKKIKDLYLHSIEINSALLNNLSLSDLNSLCLFILKKNNVNTFLFKYILKKNYEYIDSEKKLLLKYDYIISLLKITIHLRKYNLFINDSIIINIILKNVDKFNTLHKMNTLIECLLQIRRRNTFDNLINELCYNSKNMYLNYFLSNQTVDLNIVLYFLYILNSFNNSELFYTMFQIFCVKLFHLKRIVVYQRKRYNFVSSSNNTFFMAKNIYYLNIDGGIKLAEDSDDPFRDVSTSDNEYVIYVNDENAFINMENKETKEEEEEEEEEEFNDDHHDEKDESKMELEISNSKKITVTAKSSKNDMQLVMQNKETDKDTHLSNYHKETNQIKNIKKMDHTTHINDHSFIILFLLLDLVKNEQRIKQAEIYNFNFSLFKNYIYILNKEVIIQCLYIYFYSEINEKLEHDNKLRGNRVIDEHVHYILNVLITFIHNLDVYSILKLSFIYINLYLYSNKKYQVNENIKILFEHINKKKNLIEKNNILYEQIKRYENISNL; translated from the coding sequence ATGATGCAGAAAGCTCCAAAAACATTACGCAttgatttttattacataataattaacTGTAAATTCAAAAAACAATGGCACgaaagtatttttaaaaaagaatatctGCATCAATTATCAAAAATTAATCACTCCTTTGTACATAAGAGCAAGTACATTAACaagaatatatacaatatgaAATGCATAGAATTATACAGATATAGTTGTTTGTTAGAGAAGCAAAGTGTGAACAATGTAGCTATTTATAAACAGATTAATAGGAGAGTAGAAATGATATACAAATTTCTTAATCCGTcaaaaattgtattattaattaaattatatttagaaaacgccaatttaaatttatatcataGTACATTTAACTGTCTTTTAGAAGAagcaataaaaaagttaaacgAATTTAACCTTGAAGAAATTGTtaagttatataatataattagcAATGTAGAAAACAATCAAAAtgttgtttatttatttaaatattttaacaaccacttaattaattattacacATTTATTGATGTAAAATCTTTTTCAGTCCTATTAAATTCTCAcgcaaaattaaaaattaaagatatgaaactaataaataaatttttacatatcataatgcaaaataaattaccTTTTGATGTTATAacttattctattttttttaattcctttTATAAACTAAGGATAGTAGATAACGAATTTGTTACCATAATAGTTAGACAATTCTTAAACGAAATAGATGAGtcgaaagaaaaagaagactCAGTTCGTATCGAAAAGTTTGATCAGAACATAGTTCataatgacaaaaaaaaaacaataagaAACATATTTGTCAGTTATTCTCCATACCATATTTGTAACATATTGCTGTATTTCaccatttataatattaacaatatagctaatttaaatgatttaaaagaatttaaaaatgatttaaattTAAGTGATAATGTCTACATAAATTTCTTAATAGAcctattaattaaaaaaaaaaatttattaaaatgtgaGGAAATTTTAACCTTATGCCAAGTTTTCAAGtctttgaaaataaaaaataacatattagTTAACCATATAGAGAACTTATTactaaattatttcatatatgtgAAGgaccaaaaaaatataaattataacaataataaccAAAATGTTACAAATTCAACTGATTTTATTCCATTCACTGATAATGCtcttgtaaaaattttatttgacATGTGCACtttttataatgatataaatatatacaactaTAGCATACAATATTTTCGCTGGAAAAAGGTAGATTTTTATGCCTCTTCATTATtactatacatatattcagaAATAAATCTGTTAGATTATCAAATGATCACTATATTAATTcatgttataaataaaaattatttactcaATTTTCAAGTAGAAAACATTTTCCCCATAATTAGATCTTTCTATAAAATCTGCCTCAACAATCAGCATTATTTTGAAAGTACAAATAAAAGCCAAAATTTTGCTAACAACATGCAGAATTGTTCTGAAACAACTAGACATTCATGTAATTCACAACCAACGCTGCAAATAGTTCATTCATTATCCTCCGATACCTATAACTCTATTACTCAAGATAGGAAACTAAGTAGTACATGTAAAATACCCCAAAAcgaaatgtataataaaattaatgataatGCTAAGGCAATAGCACTGTCAGCTAACGATAATCCTATCAAAACTTCAACACAAAtaggatatatattttgcaaAATTGAAAACTTATGTGATAACATCTTTTCtaagttaaaaaaagaattattagaaaaaaaaatacatatcaGTAGATCAAATATAAGTCTCCtatgtaaaattttgttcTACTCCACCTTTCTGAGAAGATTTGCTTTTCTTAACaatgtaattaatttatttatagacAAAAAAGATGAACTTGagagttttaaaaatatcttaAATATTCTGTACGCTTATTgttacattaaaaataatatatacagttacgatataaacaaaataaatcttATCAAAGTTAACGAAAAGAGCATAATAAAACAGCATACAAATGACAGGGtattagaaaattataattttattataaataaattgaatCATAACAACGAATTAACAAATATGATTTCTTTTCTATTCATTCAATGTAAATTAAATGATTATCGTTTCGTAAATGAAGAGAGCATAACTACATGGCTCAAgttctcttttttaaatatacatctGTTATCACTCTTACTTAATAGTCTCATAtcaaaagaattaaatataattactaACTTTACAGCTAATGATAGGACTGAAATTTTGTTAGAGACAAtaggtaataaaaaaaaaggtaacgATATCAAAAATAGTCACATTATTGTAAAGAATGTCTATAAATTGCATTTAATGAAATTGTATAATCTAATTCttgtacaaataaataagctTATTTTAAAGTGCCAAAATGTTTATGATATAACaagaatttttaattcatcctttatttttttaagttattttggaaaattaaaaaacgaGCAGAAGTTAAATGGCGAAGATTTACAAGTCCaaacaagtatatataatatcctgagaaaaatagaaaaaaatgtaatacaaaattatcttttatataataaggaATACATAATATTGCTATCAGccatttgtatatatagtaataattattcGTACATACCTTTCGCattcttttttcaatatttccatttatttgcttttaaagaaattatttcatatttaatattgtTAAGCAATGATGAAGAGATTAAGTACATCTctaattctattttttccctaataaattataagagCACAGAAAGTATCGAGTGCAACAAAAAGGAAGACATTgaaaagttttatttttttcatgtgtCCAAAATTGTAAGAAGTATTAGCACTAACAGGAATAACGATACAAAGGATATAAATAACCACAATAATGATAATCCATATGATGTCAATTATTTGAGGGGCCATGTTCAAGCTAATAACTCCTTCTGTTTAAACCCCTTCCAAATAAACAACATAATAAGCATATACAAATCACTGATAAGTAATAACGACATATTGAATAGtgaattctttaaaaaaattaaagactTGTATTTGCACTCAATTGAAATTAATTCTGCTTTGTTAAACAATCTTTCGCTCAGTGATCTAAAtagtttatgtttatttattttaaaaaaaaacaatgtaaatacatttctatttaaatacattttaaaaaagaattatgaGTACATCgattcagaaaaaaaattgttattaaaatatgactACATTATTagcttattaaaaattacaatccatttaaggaaatataatctatttataaatgactcaattataattaacattatcttaaaaaatgtagataAGTTTAACACATTACACAAAATGAATACTCTTATCGAGTGTTTACTTCAAATTAGAAGAAGAAATACTTTTGATAACCTTATAAATGAGTTGTGCTATAACtctaaaaatatgtatttaaattaCTTTCTAAGTAACCAAACAGTAGACTTAAATATAGTgttgtattttttgtatatattaaacagcTTTAACAACTCAGAACTTTTTTATACTATGTTTCAAATTTTTTgcgtaaaattatttcatttaaaaaggaTAGTAGTTTATCAAAGGAAAAGGTATAATTTTGTATCCAGTTCAAACAATACCTTTTTCATGGCTAagaacatttattatttaaacataGATGGAGGTATAAAATTAGCCGAAGATTCGGATGATCCTTTTAGAGATGTTAGCACTTCAGATAAcgaatatgtaatatatgtaaatgatgaaaatgcttttataaatatggaaaataaagagacaaaggaagaagaagaagaagaagaagaagaggaatTTAATGATGATCATCATGATGAGAAGGATGAAAGCAAAATGGAGCTGGAAATATCGAACTCCAAGAAGATAACAGTAACTGCTAAGTCAAGCAAAAATGACATGCAACTAGTGATGCAAAATAAGGAAACTGATAAAGATACACACCTTAGCAACTATCATAAAGAAAcgaatcaaataaaaaatataaaaaaaatggaccATACGACACACATTAACGACCACTCTTTTATCATCTTATTCCTTCTGCTTGATCTGGTTAAAAACGAACAAAGAATTAAACAAGCagaaatatacaattttaacttttccctatttaaaaattatatatatatcttaaataaagaagtaaTAATTCAGTGCTTGTACATTTACTTTTACTCagaaattaatgaaaaattggaACATGATAACAAATTAAGAGGAAACAGAGTTATAGATGAACATGTACATTACATCTTAAATGTCTTGATAACCTTCATTCATAATTTAGATGTTTATTCAATTTTGAAATTGtctttcatttatattaatttatatttgtattcaaataaaaaatatcaagTTAAcgaaaacattaaaattctttttgagcatataaacaaaaaaaaaaatttaatagaaaaaaataatatcttATATGAGCAAATAAAAAGgtatgaaaatatttcaaatttatga
- the PmUG01_10014100 gene encoding conserved Plasmodium protein, unknown function, whose amino-acid sequence MSIWYAFFSYAIISCLPVFVSSSFNFCNYGEYFKNNKCYVCEEDSYSSHRNSESCFSCPPSSFNKKRTSKFIYDCTCDNNYYLDYVGNRCDLCSYINNHFYCKKNLNELHVDNLESFFKHKNEISFKNFDRCSVKQKKKNIYPFMNNMYIYCKRPYVCLDTCGKCAEKNEGFICNNCIKNYYKNIYVKYAKCKKCYHIIFIIFITMIYCILSLIFFMVLFKCINISLYFYHFDIYEKGTIYFLHYFREFMFYLSLILLLSFSNDLTENERENYTLYEKENKGGLYLHKGNLKAHYFLNIYLHNAFYDLIKIVHLNFLHFIKLDCFHFYSNRSKIYMLQILVFVWIVFLFTCFTLVFNFIFLYLRKGAKNMILEERGNKSESLNNNKIKRIKKYILENFKDEYIYPLFLPNYTFHKYVNAIFFYNSDVIDFFKTSLQIYYYQYIHITLYIGNSSIMFIFLSSYICIGLFNYNISYYDTSTVCYDELHLKVTKLMGLPIISCFCFLSYLIIFISIFRTPRSLKRNYKYKYMYGFYTFLCKQNKYYYYILKILLINILFLCIMRLPDHLSFLIFLSFFFLFFICLSMFVNPHIKVKNYNIKLESFFFMFLFFLSIQLEQLRIITYHIVLRIILSFSTLFIYTFILLYYLYFMLRDVFSYFSFYAKYVRIKKDGSTTENRENMDNSLTVNFYFYYYLKNKMNVNLFHFDEGTTDFSKRHIDEVFLKNYEVVTMKPRRAISKKDIGYIYHSCVLISPFIAETIIQLLFITKNINHIIRLRTNNPHVKIYNFLFENGYIEIQKTAIDRFITKAICIYKQVFKGNYFLFRSEMISVFTDIVRNLRCFKDVYIRECIANRIREKYKINEVDKNKMIYDENYEQKHINTFLYKLRRLDKNVDRKNQEFFQLFPNIGHVVLKKVNGGGKKKKRRNA is encoded by the exons ATGAGTATATGGTATGCATTTTTCTCTTATGCTATAATAAGCTGTTTGCCAGTATTTGTGTCAagttcatttaatttttgcaattatggtgaatattttaagaataataaatgttatgTATGTGAAGAAGACAGCTATTCAAGTCATAGGAATTCGGAGAGTTGTTTTAGTTGTCCCCCGTCtagttttaataaaaaaagaacatccaaatttatttatgacTGCACATGTGATAATAATTACTATTTAGATTACGTAGGTAATAGGTGCGACTTGTGCTCTTATATAAACAACCATTTCTATTGTAAAAAGAACTTAAATGAATTGCATGTAGATAATTTagaatcattttttaaacataaaaatgaaatatcctttaaaaattttgatagATGTTCtgtaaaacaaaagaaaaagaacatTTACCCATTTATGAAtaacatgtatatttattgcaAAAGACCCTATGTTTGTTTAGATACTTGTGGAAAATGTGCAGAAAAGAATGAAggttttatatgtaataattgtataaaaaattattacaaaaatatatatgtaaaatatgcTAAATGTAAGAAATGttatcatattatatttattatattcattactATGATTTATTGTATCctatctttaatttttttcatggTGTTATttaaatgcataaatattaGTCTTTACTTTTATCATTTTGACATTTATGAAAAGggaacaatatattttttgcattattttcgtgaatttatgttttatttatctcTCATTTTGTTGCTAAGTTTTTCAAATGATTTAACAGAAAATGAGAGGGAGAATTATACTTTATACGAAAAAGAGAACAAAGGGGGATTATACCTACATAAGGGGAACTTAAAAgctcattattttttgaatatttatttgcataatgctttttatgatttaattaaaatcgttcatttaaatttcttacactttattaaattagactgttttcatttttatagtaatcgttccaaaatatacatgttaCAAATACTTGTTTTCGTGTGGATAGTATTTTTGTTTACTTGTTTTACCCTAgtgtttaattttatatttttgtacttGAGAAAAGGagcaaaaaatatgatattagAGGAAAGGGGAAATAAAAGTGAATccttaaataataacaaaataaagagaatcaaaaagtatatacttgaaaattttaaggaTGAATATATCTATCCATTATTTCTACCTAATTATACTTTTcacaaatatgtaaatgcaatttttttttataatagtgATGTTATAGACTTTTTCAAAACATCtcttcaaatatattattatcaatatatacatattactttatatattgGTAACTCTTCtataatgtttatttttctttcctcttatatatgtattggtttatttaattataatatatcttattatGATACGTCAACAGTGTGTTATGATgaattacatttaaaagtTACTAAATTAATGGGTCTACCAATCATTtcttgtttttgttttttatcttacttaataatttttatatccaTTTTTAGAACACCACGTtctttaaaaagaaattataaatataaatatatgtatgggttttatacatttttatgtaaacaaaacaaatattattattatatacttaaaatattgttaatcaatattttgtttttatgtataatgcGACTACCTGATCATTTAagtttccttatttttttgtctttcttctttcttttttttatttgtttatctaTGTTCGTTAATCCTCATATTAAAGTGAAGAATTATAATATCAAATTGGagagtttttttttcatgtttttattttttttaagtatacaGTTAGAAcaattaagaataataacGTATCATATTGTGTTAAGGATAATTCTTTCTTTCTCTACcttgtttatttatacatttatattactctattatttatatttcatgtTGAGAGatgtattttcttattttagcTTTTATGCAAAATATGTGAGGATAAAAAAAGACGGTTCTACTACAGaaaatagagaaaatatGGATAATTCATTAACCGttaatttctatttttattattatttgaaaaataaaatgaacgtAAATTTGTTCCATTTTGATGAGGGTACGACAGATTTTTCGAAAAGGCACATCGATGAGgtctttttgaaaaattacgAAGTTGTAACAATG AAACCTCGTAGAGCTATATCAAAGAAGGACATAGGCTACATCTATCATTCGTGTGTTTTAATATCCCCATTCATTGCAGAAACGATTATTcagttattatttattacgaaaaatataaatcataTAATTCGTTTAAGAACAAATAATCCCCACGTCAAAATATACAACTTTTTATTTGAGAATG gtTATATTGAAATTCAGAAAACAGCGATTGATAGGTTCATAACAAAAGCGATATGTATTTACAAACAAGTCTTCAAAGgaaattatttcttatttagaTCAGAAATGATATCTGTGTTCACAGACATTGTTAGAAATCTTAGATGCTTTAAAGAT GTTTACATCAGAGAATGCATTGCTAACCGAAttagagaaaaatataaaataaatgaagttgataaaaacaaaatgatatATGATGAAAATTATGAGCAAAAACATATTAACACGTTTTTGTACAAGCTCAGACGTTTAGATAAAAATGTGGACAGAAAAAATCAGGAATTTTTTCAACTATTCCCAA ATATTGGTCATGTTGTACTTAAAAAAGTGAACGgaggaggaaaaaaaaaaaagaggagaaatgcataa
- the PmUG01_10014000 gene encoding XAP-5 DNA binding protein, putative: MKVMNMNFRKPDNTADLIDSIINSENGKVQKYVLERKRKEKEFLEQKENIKKKSLMAPKLNQMFVKNKNEDDKLISETVGLRTVHEYKKIKDEIYSNKKDTTSNENIKRDIYSKHKHFKLSFFSDDEEEDAALDEDANSKVDGEIDEKTSQGEKLKEQEEEEEQNNQPTFNELNGTSNDEENGKNDCDKNLQKDNTEKNDKAKNETVTYSNKTQTKYEKKNNFKKIMKDPTINTSFLKDKERDEKIELKKKELRELYFKLENEQKEKVIEITYSYYDGSGHRRKISVKQKTTIGQFINKCVDNLKNEFIHLRSASCETLIFVKEDIILPNYLTFYELIKNKAQGKTGPLFSFDAVENLSGITDIRKEKTDTHAGKLVEKKWYEKNKHIFPASKWEIYKPLKTYTTSYTDLFNNFI, encoded by the exons atgaaagtTATGAATATGAATTTTAGAAAACCCGATAATACCGCTGATTTAATTGATAGTATTATAAATAGCGAAAATGGAAAAGTTCAAAAATACGTtttagaaagaaaaagaaaagaaaaggaattTCTGGAGCAGaaggaaaacataaaaaagaaatcatTAATGGCTCCAAAACTAAATCAGAtgtttgttaaaaataaaaatgaagatgataaattaattagTGAAACTGTTGGTCTTAGGACCGTTCAcgagtataaaaaaataaaggatgaaatttatagtaataaaaaggatACCACTTCGAATGAAAACATCAAGAGGGATATATATAGCAAacataaacattttaaattatcctTCTTCTCTGATGATGAGGAAGAAGATGCAGCATTAGACGAAGATGCCAATTCAAAGGTGGATGGAGAGATAGACGAAAAAACATCTCAAGGAGAAAAGTTGAAAGAacaagaagaagaagaagaacaAAACAACCAACCAACTTTCAATGAGTTAAATGGCACCTCTAACGATGAGGAAAACGGCAAAAATGACTgtgataaaaatttacaaaaagataatacagaaaaaaatgataaagcAAAAAACGAGACAGTAACATATAGTAACAAAACGCaaacaaaatatgaaaagaaaaacaacttcaaaaaaattatgaaagaTCCAACTATAAATACAtcctttttaaaagataaagaacgagatgaaaaaatagaattaaaaaaaaaagagttaagagaattatattttaaattagaaaacgaacaaaaagaaaaagttatAGAAATAACTTATTCCTACTATGATGGTTCTGGCCATAGAAGAAAAATTTCAgttaaacaaaaaacaacTATAGGACAGTTTATAAACAAATGTgttgataatttaaaaaatgagttTATTCATTTAAGGTCTGCATCTTGTGaaacattaatttttgtaaaagaGGATATTATTCTTCCAaattatttaacattttatgaattaattaaaaataaagctcAAGGAAAAACAGGAccattattttcttttgacGCAGTGGAAAATTTATCAGGAATTACGGatataagaaaagaaaagacagat aCTCACGCGGGTAAGTTAGTAGAAAAAAAGtggtatgaaaaaaataagcatatatttCCTGCCTCTAAGTGGGAAATTTATAAGCCCTTGAAAACGTACACAACTAGCTATACAGATCtgtttaataatttcatatag